Proteins encoded together in one Gadus chalcogrammus isolate NIFS_2021 chromosome 18, NIFS_Gcha_1.0, whole genome shotgun sequence window:
- the LOC130371362 gene encoding dynein axonemal assembly factor 3-like, protein MSSARCVEGAGSVTWWGFSPARDLTAKGPVKQQGELNVLLVGSSDPRHILKTFAGLEDTDSLHVWVIENSMDVIARQLLLLSLSLAPEESTSVHKKAETFLEVLGNSELRSETGDALREAAARLVDYVTVGQEAEPHPCLDTSLLKFRERDELVRIFRTWAKPCTEGSGSVSITRAWDARVRQHLGTRYDSRRGCFDWDLAMKLHQRGAGVINKQQYFEWRSQGVAFQMREGVYQTTNPTLLSYRILRHRGDKVAVAGYWGDIVSSPYLCFGVETSDQSLLKTENGSHVKTAQDISFANVQALLQALSSRGQRPEETLVNTPTPGLLLPTGLSVTFLPLDALSRLPDKKSFSHFFHCIYLSAGMAHQLGCPLQQMCSPGGVLVVELARFLLDLSADQERGFVETVVEGAKDAGFDPWTPADPDPTHAVFTPQSPPALPLQEGHTTGTTSP, encoded by the exons ATGAGCAGCGCGCGCTGTGTGGAGGGCGCGGGCAGCGTCACCTGGTGGGGATTCAGCCCCGCGCGGGACCTAACGGCGAAAG GACCCGTAAAGCAGCAAGGGGAGCTTAATGTGTTACTGGTTGGGAGCAGCGATCCCCGACACATCCTGAAGACCTTCGCGGGGTTAGAGGACACAGACAGCCTTCAC GTATGGGTGATCGAGAACAGCATGGACGTGATCGCCCGTCAACTCCTgctcctttccctctccctcgctcctgaGGAGAGCACTAGCGTCCACA AGAAGGCGGAGACGTTTCTGGAAGTGTTGGGGAACAGCGAGCTACGCAGTGAGACGGGGGACGCGCTGAGGGAGGCAGCGGCGCGTCTCGTTGACTACGTCACGGTCGGCCAGGAGGCGGAGCCCCACCCATGCCTCGACACGTCGCTGCTCAAG TTCCGGGAGCGTGATGAGCTGGTGCGCATCTTCAGGACGTGGGCCAAGCCGTGTACCGAGGGTTCTGGTTCTGTATCGATCACCCGGGCCTGGGACGCCCGTGTCCGCCAGCACCTGGGGACGAGGTACGACTCCAGGAGGGGCTGCTTCGACTGGGACCTGGCCATGAAGCTCCACCAACGAGGA GCTGGAGTCATCAACAAACAGCAGTACTTTGAGTGGAGGAGTCAGGGCGTGGCCTTTCAGATGAGAGAGGGCGTCTACCAGACCACCAACCCTACTCTACTCTCCTATCGAATACTCAGACAT agggGGGACAAGGTGGCAGTAGCAGGATACTGGGGCGACATCGTGTCCAGTCCTTACCTGTGTTTCGGGGTCGAGACCTCAGACCAGAGTCTCCTGAAGACTGAAAATGGATCCCACGTCAAG ACGGCCCAGGACATCTCGTTTGCCAACGTCCAGGCGCTGCTCCAGGCTCTGTCCTCCAGGGGACAACGCCCCGAGGAAACCCTGGTCAACACACCAACCCCTG GTCTGCTGCTCCCCACCGGGCTCTCGGTGACGTTCCTCCCCCTCGACGCGCTCTCCAGGCTCCCGGACAAGAAGAGCTTCTCCCACTTCTTCCACTGCATCTACCTGTCGGCTGG catGGCCCACCAGCTGGGCTGTCCTCTGCAGCAGATGTGTTCTCCCGGGGGCGTCCTGGTCGTGGAGCTGGCCAG GTTTCTTCTGGACCTGAGTGCTGACCAGGAGCGCGGCTTCGTGGAGACGGTTGTGGAGGGAGCTAAAGACGCGGGGTTCGACCCCTGGACCCCGGCTGACCCTGACCCCACCCACGCCGTCTTTACCCCACAGAGCCCCCCGGCCCTCCCCCTTCAGGAAGGTCACACCACAGGAACAACGTCACCATAA
- the LOC130371513 gene encoding carnitine O-palmitoyltransferase 1, liver isoform-like: MAEAHQAVAFQFTVTPDGIDLKLSHQALTQIYLSGLRSWKKRFIRLKNSVITGVYPASPSSWLFVVIAILATMYTRSDPSMGLIAKIQEHLPVSESLSAQCQTVVSAVVFSTLLWLSLILTMRLCLKQLLSYHGWMFEQHGKLSSTTKAWMALVRIFSGRQPLLYSYQGSLPNLPVPKVKDTIHRFLDSVRPLTDAHQFERMSTLAREFESGMGKRLQWYLKLKSLWAANYVSDWWEEYIYLRGRSPIMVNSNYYGMDFLYVTPTPIQAARAGNTIHACLLYRRKLNREELKPSRIPGSLIPLCAAQCERMFNTSRIPGEETDTVQHWQDSEFVAVFHRGRYFRLWVYQAGRLLSPRELEHQVQRILDDPAAPVPGEERLGALTAGDRVPWAEARKTYFSSGPNKRSLDCIEKAAFFVTLDDEEQGMMGDDSGASLDRYAKSLLHGKCYDRWFDKSFSFVVYKNGKNGLNAEHSWADAPTVAHLWEYVLATDSFQLGYNTEGHCKGEVDPSLPRPQKLTWEFSPELQQQVGRSLAVAQALADDIDFHVFSFRDFGKGRIKKCRISPDAFIQLTLQLAYYRERGMFCLTYEASMTRLFREGRTETVRSCSNESCAFVCALEEGEEREECRRLLRAASERHQNLYRLAMTGGGVDRHLFCLYVVSKYLGLDSPFLKEVLSEPWRLSTSQTAVQQGELFDMVNHPEFISCGGGFGPVADDGYGVSYSLVGENMINFHISCKHSCPSTDAHEFGAQVRKALVDLLDLMYTEPTRTSTRTSSRTPRNYQHNPPAVKKDQ, encoded by the exons ATGGCAGAGGCTCACCAGGCGGTGGCGTTCCAGTTCACGGTGACCCCCGACGGCATCGACCTGAAGCTCTCTCACCAGGCCCTCACCCAGATATACCTGTCCGGCCTCCGCTCCTGGAAGAAGCGCTTCATCAGACTCAAG AACAGTGTGATAACGGGTGTGTATCCcgccagcccctcctcctggctcttTGTGGTCATCGCCATCTTGGCCACCATGTACACACGCTCAGACCCGTCCATGGGCCTCATCGCCAAGATCCAGGAACACCTGCCTGTCAG tGAGTCGTTGAGTGCCCAGTGCCAGACGGTGGTGTCTGCGGTGGTCTTCAGCACGCTGCTGTGgctctccctcatcctcacGATGAGACTCTGTCTCAAGCAGCTCCTGTCTTACCACGGCTGGATGTTCGAACAGCACGGGAAGCTGTCGAGCACCACCAAGGCCTGGATG gctcTGGTACGGATCTTCTCGGGGCGACAGCCTCTGCTCTACAGCTACCAGGGCTCCCTCCCCAACCTACCTGTCCCCAAGGTCAAAGACACAATCCACAGG ttCTTGGACTCTGTGCGTCCTCTGACGGACGCTCACCAGTTCGAGCGCATGTCGACGCTGGCTCGGGAGTTTGAGAGCGGCATGGGGAAGAGGCTCCAGTGGTACCTGAAGCTCAAGTCTCTGTGGGCCGCCAACTAT GTGAGTGACTGGTGGGAGGAGTACATCTACCTGCGGGGAAGAAGTCCCATCATGGTGAACAGCAACTATTATGGGATG GACTTCCTGTACGTGACGCCTACGCCCATCCAGGCTGCGCGTGCAGGCAACACCATCCACGCCTGCCTGCTGTACCGCCGCAAGCTGAACCGCGAGGAGCTCAAACCC AGTCGTATCCCAGGTTCACTCATTCCTCTGTGCGCTGCTCAGTGTGAGAGGATGTTCAACACCTCCCGTATACCTGGAGAGGAGActg ACACGGTGCAGCACTGGCAGGACAGTGAGTTTGTGGCGGTGTTCCATCGGGGCCGCTACTTCCGTCTGTGGGTGTACCAGGCGGGGCGGCTGCTGTCCCCCCGGGAGCTGGAGCACCAGGTCCAGCGCATCCTGGACGACCCCGCCGCGCCCGTGCCCGGGGAGGAGAGACTGGGGGCTCTCACTGCAGGGgacag AGTGCCCTGGGCCGAGGCCAGGAAGACGTACTTCAGCAGCGGTCCCAACAAGCGCTCGTTGGACTGCATCGAGAAGGCCGCCTTCTTCGTCACCCTCGACGACGAGGAGCAAGGCATGATGGGAGACGACTCGGGGGCCAGCCTGGACCGCTACGCCAAGTCCCTGCTGCACGGGAAGTGCTACGacag GTGGTTCGACAAGTCCTTCTCATTCGTCGTCTACAAGAACGGGAAGAACGGCCTCAACGCGGAGCACTCCTGGGCCGACGCGCCCACCGTCGCGCACCTGTGGGAG tatgtCCTGGCTACGGATAGTTTCCAGCTGGGCTATAACACCGAAGGTCACTGCAAGGGGGAGGTGGACCCCTCCCTCCCACGCCCCCAGAAACTCACCTGGGAGTTCTCCCCGGAG ctccagcagcaggtggGCCGGTCTCTGGCGGTCGCCCAGGCGCTGGCCGACGACATCGACTTCCACGTCTTCTCCTTCCGAGACTTCGGGAAAGGGAGGATCAAGAAGTGTCGCATCAGCCCTGACGCCTTCATCCAGCTAACGCTGCAACTGGCCTACTACAGg GAACGGGGGATGTTCTGTCTGACCTATGAGGCGTCGATGACCCGCCTGTTCAGGGAGGGCCGGACGGAGACGGTGAGGTCGTGCTCCAACGAGAGCTGTGCCTTCGTCTGTgctctggaggagggggag gagagggaggagtgcaGGCGTCTCCTGCGTGCGGcctcagagagacaccagaacCTGTACCGCCTGGCGATGACGGGCGGGGGCGTCGACCGCCACCTCTTCTGCCTCTACGTCGTCTCCAAGTACCTGGGCCTCGACTCGCCCTTCCTCAAGGAG GTGCTGTCTGAGCCTTGGCGCCTGTCCACCAGTCAGACCGCcgtccagcagggggagctgttTGACATGGTCAACCACCCGGAGTTCATCTCCTGCGGCGGAGGCTTCGGACCG GTGGCCGATGACGGCTACGGCGTCTCCTACAGCCTCGTCGGAGAAAACATGATCAACTTCCACATCTCCTGCAAACACTCCTGTCCAAGCACT gacGCTCATGAGTTCGGAGCCCAGGTGAGGAAAGCGCTGGTGGACCTGTTGGACCTCATGTACACCGAGCCCACCCGGACATCCACCCGAACCTCCAGCCGTACCCCCAGAAACTACCAGCACAACCCACCAGCTGTCAAGAAGGACCAGTAG
- the zgc:56095 gene encoding ferritin, lower subunit-like gives MHSAVKQNYHLETEADLNKLVNVKLAASYTYLALGMYFDRDDVALPKFSQYFMERATKEQEQAEQLLQYQNMRGGRVVLQSIAKPIREEWKGGLDALTFSLDYQKTLNSRVLDLHRRADGHKDPHLCDFLETHFLADSHVVIKQLGDYMGSLGRLCATEAQAGMGEYLFDKHTL, from the exons ATGCATTCCGCGGTGAAACAGAACTATCATTTGGAGACCGAAGCGGACCTCAACAAGCTGGTCAATGTCAAGCTGGCCGCGTCGTACACTTACCTGGCCCTG ggtatGTATTTTGACCGTGACGACGTAGCCTTGCCGAAGTTCTCCCAGTACTTCATGGAGCGGGCCACtaaggagcaggagcaggcaGAGCAGCTCCTCCAGTACCAGAACATGAGGGGGGGGCGAGTGGTTCTGCAGAGCATCGCT AAGCCCATCAGAGAGGAGTGGAAGGGTGGTCTGGACGCCCTGACCTTCTCCCTGGACTACCAGAAGACCCTGAACAGCCGCGTTCTGGACCTCCACCGCCGGGCTGACGGACACAAAGACCCACAC CTGTGCGACTTCCTGGAGACTCACTTCCTGGCCGACAGCCATGTGGTGATTAAGCAGCTGGGAGACTACATGGGGAGCCTGGGGCGTCTCTGCGCCACAGAGGCACAGGCTGGGATGGGCGAGTACCTGTTCGACAAACACACCCTGTAG
- the LOC130371720 gene encoding troponin T, slow skeletal muscle-like yields MSDGEDGVPQEEEEEPGEGEGERPKQKPPVSQLAAPKIPGGDRVDFDDIHRKRMDKDLLELHTLIGVHFHQRRKEEDEIVALKDRIDNRRSERATEQRVRAEKERHRQARIAEERQRKEEEEAKKKAEDDAKKKMVLSNMGAHFGGFLAKIEQKRGRRQTGREVKTKTLAERRRPLVLDNLKEDALRERAAEMWSRIHLLESEKFDLTETTKKQKYEIKVLLNRIQHAQKFKKVHGKGKVGGRWK; encoded by the exons ATGTCCGATGGAGAAGATGG GGTTCCTCAGGAGG aggaagaggagccggGGGAAG GTGAAGGAGAACGTCCCAAACAGAA GCCCCCGGTGTCCCAACTTGCGGCCCCTAAGATCCCAGGGGGCGACCGGGTGGACTTTGAT GACATCCACAGGAAGCGCATGGACAAGGACCTGCTGGAGCTCCACACGCTCATCGGCGTCCACTTCCACCagcggcggaaggaggaggacgagatCGTGGCACTCAAAGACAGAATA GACAACCGGCGTTCGGAGCGCGCCACGGAGCAGAGGGTTCGAGCGGAGAAGGAACGACACCGCCAGGCCAGGATAGCG GAGGAGCgccagaggaaggaggaagaggaggcgaaGAAGAAGGCAGAGGATGACGCCAAGAAGAAAATGGTCCTCTCCAACATGGGAGCTCACTTCGGCGGCTTCCTGGCTAAG ATAGAGCAGAAGCGAGGGaggaggcagacaggcagggaggTGAAGACGAAGACGCTAGCAGAGAGACGCAGACCGCTGGTCCTCGACAACCTGAAGGAGGATGCCCTCAG AGAGCGAGCGGCTGAGATGTGGAGCAGGATCCACCTGTTGGAGTCTGAGAAGTTTGATCTGACAGAGACCACCAAGAAACAGAAATATGAG ATCAAGGTGCTGTTGAACAGAATCCAACATGCTCAGAAATT TAAAAAGGTTCACGGGAAGGGAAAGGTCGGAGGTCGTTGGAAgtga
- the LOC130371623 gene encoding synaptotagmin-1-like codes for MRLLSIGTRPRRAAEPSEPESEEGPEPTKHEHSDHHPDHHPDHPEHNPEHNPEHNPEHHHDYKHMKDKFLNEITHLPMPMWAVGAIVVVVILLVACCIFCVFKKCFAKKKKPKKERVSKGGRRRKAKEGDGEGGEKEGEDKKEGGEEEKEQEKLGRLEFSLDYNFTDAQLIVGILQAQDLAAMDMGGTSDPYVKVFLLPDKKKKFETKVQRKNLCPVFNETFIFKIPYAELGGKTLVLQVFDFDRFSKHDIIGEIKIPMNSVDLGQPLQTWRDVESGEKEEQELLGDICISLRYVPTAGKLTVNIMEAKNLKKMDVGGLSDPFVKIVLQQNGKRIKKKKTTVKKNTLNPYFNESFSFDVPFEQIQKVQVVITVFDYDKLGSNDPIGKSFMGYGATGVGLRHWSEMLANPRRPVAQWHTLLPEEEVEAALKAKPR; via the exons ATGAGGCTGCTCAGCATCGGAACCCGGCCTCGAAGGGCTGCAGAACCCTCTGAACCAGAATCAGAGGAAGGACCAGAGCCCACCAAGCACGAGCACTCAGACCACCATCCAGACCACCATCCAGACCACCCAGAACACAACCCAGAACACAACCCAGAGCACAACCCAGAACACCACCATGACTACAAACACATGAAGGACAAGTTCCTCAACGAAATCACCCACCTGCCAA TGCCCATGTGGGCGGTGGGGGCcatcgtggtggtggtgatactGCTGGTGGCCTGCTGCATCTTCTGTGTCTTCAAGAAGTGCTTTgccaagaagaagaagcccAAGAAGGAGAGAGTTTCCAAGGGTGGACGGAGACGGAAGGCCaaggaaggagatggagagggaggggagaag gagggggaggacaagaaggagggaggggaggaggagaaggagcaggagaagctGGGTAGACTGGAGTTCTCCCTGGACTACAACTTCACAGACGCACAG CTCATCGTGGGGATACTTCAGGCCCAGGACCTGGCCGCTATGGATATGGGGGGGACGTCAGACCCCTATGTCAAGGTTTTCCTGTTACCAGACAAAAAGAAGAAGTTTGAAACCAAGGTCCAGCGCAAGAACCTGTGTCCAGTCTTCAACGAGACCTTCATCTTCAAG ATCCCGTACGCAGAGCTTGGAGGGAAGACCCTGGTTCTGCAGGTGTTTGACTTCGACCGCTTCTCCAAACATGACATCATCGGGGAGATCAAGATCCCCATGAACAGTGTGGACCTGGGTCAGCCCCTGCAGACCTGGAGAGACGTGGAGAgcggagagaaggaggag CAAGAGCTGCTGGGAGACATCTGCATCTCTCTGCGATACGTTCCCACTGCCGGGAAACTGACCGTCAACATCATGGAGGCCAAGAACCTGAAGAAGATGGACGTGGGAGGACTATCAG ACCCCTTCGTGAAGATTGTCCTTCAGCAGAACGGGAAGAGgatcaagaagaagaagacaacgGTGAAGAAGAACACCCTGAACCCCTACTTCAACGAGAGCTTCAGCTTTGATGTTCCCTTCGAGCAGATCCAG AAAGTGCAGGTGGTGATCACCGTGTTTGATTACGACAAGCTAGGCAGCAACGACCCCATCGGCAAGAGCTTCATGGGCTACGGGGCGACCGGTGTGGGACTCCGCCACTGGTCCGAGATGCTAGCGAACCCGCGCCGCCCCGTAGCGCAGTGGCACACGCTGctgccagaggaggaggtggaggcagcGCTGAAGGCTAAACCCCGCTAG